In Hyperolius riggenbachi isolate aHypRig1 chromosome 10, aHypRig1.pri, whole genome shotgun sequence, a genomic segment contains:
- the LOC137536687 gene encoding taste receptor type 2 member 8-like has translation MGKENNQSNPQSSPSSSDKNLTQYEILSLAIVGLETLIGIVVNVYIMMVNLVDLMVRRKLGSGDIILTCLGLFRFDFQLLVLTYYLLSFIASDENNSQSTVNKLQYVWLFFSDINMWLAALLCTFYCVRIVTVQNRVFLFLKTHFDMMVPWFLLVSAGVSALLSSPFAYTGLNSVVNMSKFDKNQNTPSFILGGSDFATFSTLSAVGTTIPFVLFCVSTGMVVGSLLMHARKVKGQERTGFREPSLKAHYRAVKMMGAFFLFFSLYMVTFNLYASGTLSSGIEGSVCTMAIGAYPSLHSVLLVIGNHKLKQPFIKILQKGKCYQAEVTQTETLDT, from the coding sequence ATGGGAAAAGAAAATAATCAGTCAAATCCTCAATCATCACCATCGTCATCTGATAAAAATTTGACCCAATATGAAATTCTCTCCTTGGCCATTGTTGGGCTGGAGACTTTGATTGGAATCGTGGTGAATGTTTACATCATGATGGTGAATTTAGTGGACCTAATGGTGCGCAGGAAACTCGGCTCCGGTGATATCATCCTTACTTGCCTCGGTCTGTTCAGATTTGATTTCCAGCTGCTGGTTttgacctactacctgttgtcttTTATAGCCTCTGACGAGAATAACTCACAAAGCACCGTCAATAAACTACAATACGTCTGGCTATTTTTCAGTGACATCAACATGTGGTTGGCTGCATTGCTCTGCACCTTCTACTGCGTGAGAATAGTCACTGTTCAAAatcgtgtttttttgtttttgaaaaccCATTTTGATATGATGGTGCCTTGGTTCTTGTTGGTTAGTGCTGGGGTCTCAGCTTTACTCAGTAGCCCTTTTGCCTACACGGGTCTCAACTCCGTTGTAAACATGAGCAAATTTGACAAAAACCAAAATACACCATCATTTATTCTCGGTGGATCAGACTTTGCAACGTTCTCTACCCTTTCGGCGGTGGGCACCACTATTCCTTTTGTCCTGTTTTGTGTGTCCACTGGGATGGTGGTGGGCTCATTGTTGATGCACGCAAGGAAAGTCAAAGGACAAGAAAGGACTGGTTTCAGAGAACCATCATTAAAAGCCCACTATAGAGCCGTTAAGATGAtgggtgcattttttttgtttttctcactTTATATGGTGACATTCAATCTGTATGCATCAGGAACGTTATCCAGTGGTATAGAAGGTAGTGTTTGCACTATGGCCATTGGGGCGTACCCTTCCCTGCACTCTGTGCTACTTGTCATTGGAAACCACAAGCTCAAACAACCATTCATCAAGATCCTACAAAAGGGGAAGTGCTACCAGGCAGAGGTGACTCAGACTGAGACTCTTGATacctaa